In the genome of Thermoplasma sp. Kam2015, the window ATAAAAATATTTCTTGCCAAGGGATTCAGCTACATGCTTCACTCTCTCCAGACCGCCGTCGTCTGGTGAGACTATATAATCTATGTCAACGTTCCTGTAAAAGTCTATGATGGATCTATCCGCATGCAGATTGGTAAATTTCACCTTGGAATAGCTCAGAGTCTGCTCGTCATGTATATCAACTGTGGCTATGCTTCTGCTGTACGTGGCAAATATCTCCGTGAGTATTTGGGAGGATATTGGTTCTCCGCGCTTGTATCTCTGGTGCTGCCTGGCATATCCGTAATAAGGCGCTATTATGTTCACGCTCTTGACAGCGTAATCTCTCACCGCAGAGAGGGTCAGGATCATCTCCATGATCTCCCCATCGGTATGCGTGTTGCCTATGATGAAGACATCTTCCCCGCTCATATCGGTATCATATCGCAGATAGAGTTCTCCATCTGGAAACCGCCTCTCATCAGGCATGACAAGTTCGCTGTGAAGCTGATCTGCAACCTTTTCTGCAAGACCCGCAGATGATCGTAGGCCGATTATTTTCATAACGCACAGGTATGTCTATTTCTATTAAAAATTTGAGGGCATTCCAAACAGTTCAACATCCAATGCAGCACAAACGCTTGTAATATCAAATCCAGCGTATGCATAGAGTTACGGAAGCAGTTTAGGATAGATCTAAGGTTCTGCTGAGGAAGATAAAAATAGATCCAAGCCTTAATTTTACCGATACAGATGCCCATAATCAGAAACACTGTTGGATCCGCATTATATGTTTATCTCAACAGGCCGGATAGAAAAAATGCCATAGACCTGGAGACGGTATATGATCTTGAAAAGATTCTGGATGACTCCGCCTCAGACGATAGCATTCGAGCTGTTGTATTATCTGGCGAGGGAAAGGATTTCTCTGCAGGTGCGGATATAAATATGCTTGCCTCTTTTGACAGTGCATCGGCCTACGAATTCAGAATGGCCATGAACAGAGTCTCAAGAAAGATCCGTGATCTTCCGAAGCCAGTCATTGCCGTACTGAAGGGCTATTCGCTGGGAGGTGGGCTTGAAATAGCCGAATCAGCAGACATAAGGATAGCTCTAAAGGATGCCGTCATAGGGCAGCCTGAGATATCCATAGGAATAAATGCCGGTGCTGGCGGGAACGTTATCCTGCCCAGGATAGTGGGTGCTGGTAGGGCGATGTACATGGCCATGACCGGTAGGAAGATGAGCGCAATGGAAGCCAAGGCCATGGGCCTTGTGGATGAAGTGGTAGAGGATGAGGATCAGGTCAGATCGATAGTGGACGATATAGCCGGGAAGCCGCAGGCCACACTTCAGTATATAAAGAAGCTTGTCAATGCCTCACTGGATCTTCCGATTGATCGTGCCATGGAGGAAGAGGCGTTATATTTCTCCATGCTATTTACGAAGAAAGAAATAACGGATCTTCTGTTAAAATGGAGGAAGAGATGATGATCCTTGGTGTGGATGGCGGCTCAACGAAGACGCTTGCGATTGTTTTTGATGAGAGAAGCGAGTCGATAGCTGGTGTGGGGATATCAGGGCCTTCCAACTTCACGAATGCTCCGAGGGAAACTGCAACTGCAAATATATCAGATGCAGTCAAGAAAGCATGCTCCGAAGCCGGTGTGGACATGAGGAGCATCGATACGAAGGTCTTTGGCCTGGCAGGTATCGGAGACAGCAAAGAAGCCACCGAACTCGGTAAGGACATCGTAAGATCCATCGTCGGAAAAGCTGATGTAGTATCGGATGGCCTCGGAGCCTATAAATTCGCCAATCTGAATGAAGACGGAGTTGTGTTTGCACCCGGAACGGGCAGCGTCGGATTTCTTAAGAAGGGAGGCGAACCAAAGCGCTTCGGCGGATGGGGATGGGTAATAGGCGATGAGGGATCTGCAAGCTGGATGGCCAAGCAGGCGATACTGCTTGCCGAACGCGAATATGATGGGATATCCGAAACTGGATTCAGGGACATAGTCATGAGCTACTTCGGCATGGATCTATATGAGGTGGTATATGCAATCTCCAAGGAGAGGATAGCCAAACGCGTTGTTGCTGCTCTGGCACCTCACATATCCGCTATGGCCAGATCCGGAAATAAATATGCCAATTCCATATTTGAAGAGAGCTCATCCTATATCTCTGAGGTGATGAACTCAAAATCTAAGGCGCTTGGCGGTTCAGGCAGATACTCGGTTCTGGGTGGGACTATGCTGGCAGGAGACTTTTATCAGCATATGATCAGATCCAAGACTTCCGTGCCGGTGAACATTTACTATGGATATCAGGTGGCCATAGGCGATGTGCTGATGGGTCTTGAGAAGAAGGGTGAGATTGATCTTTCAATCAGGGATAAGATCATCCGGCAGTTGAATGCCAGCCTCAAAAATAAACCTGAGGATATAAAAGAATTCCTCTTCATGGAAAATGTGCCTGAATCTTAGGATAACCTCCTCTTCTCCATCTCAAATTCCCTCATCAAATCCTCAGGTATTCCCCCTATGTGACTGAAATATTCACCAATGTTTCTCATCTCCTCTCTCCATCCCTCTCTGTCTATCCTGAACAGTTCCTCGAGATCATGCGTTGAGAGGTTAAGCCCCTCCAGGTTGATCTTCTCCGGTATGTATCCTATGGGCGTCTCAACGGCATTATCGTTGTGATCCAGGCGGTATATGATCCACTCTATGACCCTGAAATTCTCAGAGAAACCTGGCCATATGAAGGAACCATCAGCCCTTCTCCTGAACCAGTTGACGTAGAATATCTTAGGCTTGTACCTAAGCTTCTGCCCCACCTCTATCCAGTGCTTAAAGTAATCAGCTATGTTGTATCCGCAGAAAGGCCTCATGGCCATAGGATCTCTCCTTAACTCGCCGACTTTACCTTCGGATGCAGCAGTTTTCTCAACACCCATTGTGGCGCCCATGAACACGCCGTGATTCCAGTTGAACGCCTCGTACACGAGCGGAATAAGGGACGCGCGCCTTCCACCGAACAGTATGGCAGAAACTGGAACGCCATCCGGATCGTTTATCTTTTCCGACAGGAATGGATAATTTGCCAGAGGTGAGGTGAATCTGGAGTTTGGATGCGCTATTGGTTCTCCATTTGGCTTTCTGAGGATGCCTTTCCAGTCGTACAATTGGTCATCGACGGGATCGAGCCCTTCCCACCACGGTTCGCCGGTCTTTGTCAGGCCTGTGTTTGTGAATATGGTGTCCTTAGTCAGCGTTAGCATTGCATTCCTGTTTGTCCTGTGGTTAGTCCCAGGCACAACTGCAAAGAATCCGTTCTCAGGATTGGTCGCATGCAGTTTGCCATTCTCTATCTTCATCCAGGATATGTCATCGCTGAGGAGCCTTGTCTTCCAGCCAGCATCTGCATAATGCTTTGGCGGATTTATCATGGAAAGGTTTGTCTTTCCGCTTGCACTGGGAAATGCCCCAGTTATGTAGATCTTTCTGCCACGCGGATCCTCCACCTCAAGCAACAGCATGTGCTCTGCCAACCAACCCTCAGATCTGGCCTTCACTGAGGCTATCCTCAGTGCATGGCATTTTTTGCTTAGCAGAGCATTTCCGCCATAGTTTGTGTTGACACTGAGTATATCCGCATCAACACCTTCAGGCTTGTCCCAGGGAAGATGTATTATGTACTTGCTGTTCGGATCGAGGGTTCCGGTTGCATGTACTCCTTTTACAAATCGATCAGGGATTTTCTGCATGATCTGTTTTCCCATCCTGGTTATGTAGTGCAGATTGAGGACGACATATTTGCTGTCCGTGATCTCTACGCCATAGTCCGTGAACCTTGAATCTAGTGGACCAAGTGCATATGGTATTACGTACATCGTCTTTCCACGATAGGCATTCCTGAAAAACCTGTTCCACACATCTCTTGCCTGTTCCAGCGACATATAATTGTTGAGATTTCCGACCATCTTGCTATCCGGAGCGGCAATGAAGGTACGTTCCTCGCTTCTGGCTACATCTGTCCTATCACTTCTGTAAATGAATGAATTGGGATAGTGATCCTTGTTCAGCTCTATGAATTCTCCAGATCTAACCATTTCGCCCGCTATCTGGGCAAATTCTTCTCTTGACCCATCACAGACCAAAACATTCTCAGGATCCGTGAACTTTTTGATAGATTCTATCCATCTCAATGCATTTTTGTTAAGTTCTGTTTCATTCAGCGCGAGCATAATGATTCTACGAAAAAATGGTATATATAAATATCTGAGGTGGTGTTTATAGGTTGCATGTAAAATAATCCCTGATTTTTCTAGGCAGGCAACAGATTTATTGTATGATCCGTTTAAATTATTAAATATAACGAATAAAAATATATGAATATAAAAAACTATAATTTAAAGAAACAAACGCAAATTTTATATGAAGTTCATTATGCGGGTGAAAGTTCAAATTCTATGCGTTTGTTTTTCCTTCCCTTATTCTCTATCTTTCTCAGGATTATGCGACCAACCTCCTTTGTATTTGCAACATGCGTTCCGCCGTCTGATTGTTCGTCAAGGCCTTCAATGACTATTATCCTCACAACTGGCAATGATTCTATCAGTTTTCTTCCAGGCTCTGTTCTTGCCAGATTTGGCCTTTTCAACGCTTCCTCCCTGCTTATGTTCTCCGCGTAGACACGATGGCCTTCGGCTATGAACTCATTGGCCTCTTCTATGATCTGATCGACGAATTCCTTGGTGAAGTTCTCTATATTCATGTCTATTCGGGATCTGTCTTCATATATCTGGCCGCCTGTGAGCAGGGCTTCGGAGTTGTGCTTTGCAGAAACTATGCCATCCAGTATGTGTATGGCCGTGTGGTATCTCATATGCGCATATCTTCTCTGCCAGTCTATGATACCATGTATACTATCGCCGGGTTGCAATCCGTCAGCGTTTTCCAGAATATGGATCACATCATCTCCCTGCTTCTGCACATCGATCACTCTGTATCTTGCATCTCCCTTTAGGATAACGCCAACGTCATTGGGCTGACCCCCTCCTGTTGGATAAAATGCTGTGCGGTTCAAAATCAGCCTGTTAGAATCCACAGAAACTATTTCCGCATCGAATTCCTTCAGGTACATGTTGTCATAATAGATCTTTTCGGTCACGGTGTAGAGTATCCATTCATACTTTAAACAGTTTAGTATTTCACGATAAACAGATCTGTGTAGTAAGATTTAAATATAATAAAAAAATGCCTATCCATGGCAAATCTGATAAGAAAAGAAGACAGAGAATACCTAAAGGGAGAGTTTGACAAGTATCTGAAAAATGATGTTGATCTTGTGGTTTTCACTTCAAATGATGAGAACTGCAGGTATTGCAAGGAGACCGTACAGCTCGCCACTGAAGTTTCTGAGATCAATCCAAAGATTCACCTGAAGGTTTACAACTTCGATGAAGATAAGGAAATGGTGAAAAAATACGGTGTGGAGAAATATCCAGCCACCATAGTTTCCAAGGCGGGTGTCGAGGACGGAAGAATAGTGTATTATGGTCTTCCATCTGGTTATGAATTTGGTTCACTCATAGAGGATCTGAAGAACGTATCCATAGGAGAGGCAGATGTCTCATCCAAGGCAGCCGAGCTCATATCAAAGATAGACAAGCCAATAACGATAAAGGTATACGTTACGCCTACATGTCCGTATTGCCCAAGAGCGGTTGGAACGGCGCATAAATTCGCGCTCCTGAATCCCAACATAAAGGGCGAAATGATCGAGGCTCTGGAATTCGAGAATGAAGCTGAAGAGGTTGGGGTTTCTAGCGTTCCTCACATAGTTATAAACAATGATGTGACCTTCATTGGGGCCTATCCAGACGACCAGTTCGCCGAATACGTCATGGAAGCCTACGATCATCAGTAAATTAAATATTTACTATTTTTTGTAATATTTTATTTTGGTTCTTCATTCTATTATATAAATATTTCTCAGAAATTCCGTATTTTCTTTGTCTTGGATTTATATCTGGTTATTTTATCATAGATACAATAATGTATTTTTAATGCATATATTTCATTGAGCAAAAAGTTAAATAATCTATTTTTGATTATACACTATGGACAGTAGTAATGATGGTAACAATAACAAGGGTACTAACTATCAGCCCCCTTCAGGCGGTGGTTATAGGCCACCTTCAGCTGGTAAGAAGAACCGAAAGCTTGTGTGGGCTGTGGTTGCTGTCGTTATAATAGTTGTAGTTGCAACAGTAAGTGTTGAGGCCTATTATTCGAACAAGGCAGCACACACAATAACAATATGGAGCTCTCAGAGCGCCGGTGGAGAAACGCAGGTCTTCGATCAAGCGGTTAAGGCATTCGAGGCAAAATATCCAAATATAACGCTATCAATTGATACTGCCGTGAATGTTGGGTCAGCCTCCACGTATCTGACAGCCGCCCATGCTGGCAAAGCACCAAATGTATATAGAGATACAAGCGACGATGCAGCTGTTCTATGGGCCTCTGGATCGCTCATCAACATGAGTGATGAATTCAACAGTTCATATTTTGCTCAATTTGAGCCAGCCGCTCTCAATGACTGGACATATCACGGTAGCATATATGGAATACCCATAAACATAAATGGAAATGCACTGTACTACAACAAAATGTACGTCAAGACGCCTCCAAAAACAATCTACCAGCTAATCCAGGAAGCAAAGAATGTGACTGGAAAGACGAGTCCAAATGGTAAAACTGTATATGGATTCCCATACGGGCTTGGACTCTGGTATGGATATAACGCCGCGGCCTGGTTCCCTGCATTCAACGCGACAATATTTAATGCCTCTATGTATCCGCAGCTTAACTCGGTAAATTCCACAAAGACAATAGGCTTCCTTTACAACCTTACATATGTATATAAGGTTAGCCCTACCGGTCTCAGCACGACGAATGATGTAATATCGATGTTTGAGGATAATGAGTCCGCATTCATAGAGGAAGGGCCTTGGATGCAGGCCACCTTCGAAAGCTATCTTGGTAACAATCTCGGTGTGGCACCATTGCCTTACAACAATGTGACGGGCAGCTGGGTTGAGCCTATCTGGGGTTCAATAGGATATGTTGTATCCAACAGCAAAGCCAGTGGAGCAAATCCGACACAGATATGGGCATCAATACAGTTTGTTAAGATGATGACGAACATAACAAACCAGGAACTGTTGTTCAAAGAAGCAGGCGATTTCCCATCTGCAATAGCAGCCAATAGCTGGGCAGTTGCTCATAACTCCACAGATCCGTTCGCAAAGTACTGGTTTGAACAGGAAGAACATACGCAGATCCAGCCTAATTATCTCGCTTTCAATGCATACTGGACTCCATTCAATACGCAGATGTATGCACTGTATGTCGGTGGCCATGGTAACATAACACAAGCTGCAAATGCGCTGGAGCAACAGATAATCTCGACGATGAAGTCCGCAGGATATCCACCATTCATTTCGGCAACGACCATCTCTTTACTGCAGACATCATCCGTCAGTGAAAACATATTTTTCTTTGCAGAGAGCTATGGTAATGTGATAAGATTATAAATAAAATAAGGCTATAGAAATGAAAAGCATGAAAACATTGAATTTTTCAAATTTTTTCAATAAATCCTATGACTGGAAGAGTATAATATACGTGATACCAGTAATAGCCGTTCTTGTCTTTCTGGATTTTTATCCTATAGGCGTTGGCGTCTATTTTTCATTCACAAATCTCAACGTGATACATTTCTATAACTATAGTTTTATAGGATTTGCAAATTATATTGCAATACTTACATCAAGCGCCTTTCCTCAGATAATACTGCATACAATTATCTGGAGCGTTGGAAGTACCGTGTTGATGGTACCTATGGGATTCGCGCTTGCACTGATCATAAATCAGAAAGGCCTGATAGGCAAGCGATTTTATAGAACTTTGATACTCTTTCCATGGGCGTATCCAGCATTCATAACATTGCTGATATGGAAGAACATGCTCAGCTATCATTTCGGGATAATAAACGAAGTTCTTAATGCCTTGGGATTGAAGGGGCTTTTCTGGCTTGGAAGTCCATCTCTAGCCATGCTCTCTTTGATCCTTGTTAATCTATGGTTATCATTTCCGTATTATACCTACGTATTTACGGCCTCCATACAGAGCATACCATCTGAATTATACGATGCAGCGGAGATGGATGGATACGGTACCCTGCGAACTCTGAGAAGAATAACGCTACCGATGCTCAGCAGGCAGTTTGCCTTCATAACAATATTTGGTTTCATATTCACATGGAATAATTTCTATCCAGTTTTTCTACTGACAGGTGGCGGACCTCTTATATCGACCCAGATACTTATAACCTATTCATATTATGAAGCATTCACATACCTTGCCTATGGTGTTGGAATAGCTTATGCAATAATATCAATATTGATACTGCTGGTGCTTGTAGTTCTTGCTAACAAATATACCAAGATGATGCAGGTTCTATATTAGGTGATCTGATGGAAGAGTCAAACGAAAATAAGGAAATAAGGCGTCCAAGATATGCAGAGGCTTATTATAAGAAGAATACGTATTATAAACGCATATCCATAATCAAGAAGATACTTTCTCACATAATACTGATAATAGTGGGAGTATATTCTATTTTCCCAATCTATTACGTGATACTTACATCGTTAAGTTCGGTGAACAGTATCGCCGAGACCAGCTTATCTGATCTCCTCCCAAAGTTCTTCTCACTTTCAAACTATTATCTGATATTATTCAAATATCCCTTTCTAACGTGGCTTGGAAACACGCTAATATTCTGCACGGCATCTACAGCTATAGGGATAGCGTTCGCCATCATAGCTGGGATAGGTATGTCTAGATTTAATATACCTGGAAAAAAGGCAATACTGTATATGATGCTGATACTCACTATGTTTCCTTTTGTTGTTATGGTTATTCCACTCTACTTTATGTTCGCAACGTTACATCTTATCGATACCTATCAGGGCCTGATCTTGGCATATACAGGTGGTGCGCTCGTTTATTCATCATGGCTCATAATGAACTACGTCAACTCGCTTCCCAGGGATTATGAGGAAGCTGCACAATTGGATGGTCTGACTCAGTCTCAAGCTTTGTTCAGGATCCTTGTTCCGATGTCAAGACCGGTGATAATATTTGCAACGCTTGTTGCATTTATGGGCCCATATACAGACTATGCACTTGCAGGTCAATTCATCACAACTCCAAGCATGTACACCCTAGCTATAGGTCTCTATTACACATCCACAGGCACTGTGGTGATGAATTACAATGTCTATGCTGCATTCTCGGTGTTGATGGGCTTACCATTGTTCATACTGTTCTTCGTGTTTCAAAAGTATCTGGTGACAGGATTTAGCCTCGCTACGTATAAATAATCGCATATGGAATAAAAGCTGAAAATATTTAGATATTTTTCAATAGAATATTTTTATTCTTTTGTTATAGGCATATAGTAAAAAATATTTATAGAGAGAAGAGTTTATTATACCATGCGAAGTAGTAATAATATCATAATAGTTCTATCATTGACCGTACTTTTTCTGATGTCGGTAATTTCAATTCCCATATCTGCGGCTTCACCCATGGCGAATAGCGCAATTCATGTAAATGAGGGAAACATAACTTTCACTGGAAATACTCAGGCAGACTTTGCAGGGCATATTGTGTATAGAAATTACATGGCGTCTCCTTGGGGAAAAAATAATAATATCTCCTCGTTTTACGTTTCTTTCAATGCAACATATCTATTCTTAGGCGTTAGCGAAAACATAAGTGATAACGCACTTTATATCTTCATGAGCAATAATACTGGATCTGATTATGGTACCTATGAAATATCGAATCTAAATGTCTGGGCCAGAGATATAAAATTCACTGAACCTCTAAATTATTTTTCCAGCGTTTGGTTTGGTGGTGAAAATACGGGAATAACAGGCTACGGTACATTCTTGATCAACACCTCAATAACTAGTAATACGCCAAACGCTAGGATGATACCGAGTATATTTAAATTTGATTCATCTACCAATAGTACTGAAATAGCCATTCCATGGACTTCAATGTTTCCAAGCGGATATTCTGGTACGCTAGTTATGAATCTTTCCCTCTTCGTCGTTGGAGGAAGCGGTTCATGGGTCGGAACAGGCATACCGTATTATCAGGAGGGATCGTACAACGACGGCACCTACCAGAGTTTATTTACGGTCAATAATACGCTTGCTCTGAACTTTGGATATGTCAATATACCGTCTTCAAGACCAAAGCCTATAAATCTGGCCATAATTTATAACGATCATCAGCCACTTTACAAAATTGTAGGATCCAACAATTACATACTCCCGTGGACAGAAGCCCATGCAACCGCCGAATACATAGAGCAGGCGCTTATAGCACATATGTTTCCGCAGATAAATGTGACATACGAAATGTCTGGATCTCTCCTCTACCAGCTCGTTAATATATCTACGGATCCATACTACAACAATACATTCATTCGATATGCCTTCATACCATACAGCACACTTAATACAACGGAGAATCAAAGTCTACTTGCGAATATAACCGCGGATTACTTCAGTATACCGGAATATGTATTTGAATTGAATGAACCAGCATCCAATGAATACAGAAATTTACATGACATATGGATGTCTGGAGGAAAGTTGAGTTCGTCTCAATTTGAAGATCTGAAAGTTCTGTGGTTCCTCTATGACATCAGTACGCCTCTTATTGAGGGGCAGCTTGGATCCAACTGGATAAACAGTACTATATGGGCTATGCATAATCAGACTTCTTTCAACCAGAAGGATCTTTTAGAAATACTGCATTATTCAAAATGGCTCACAGGTCAGGTCATACCTGCATTCAGAAATGACATGCAGGGAAATCAGAATGGAAGCAATAATGTTGAGCTGTTTACAAGTCCGTTTTATCATCCGTTAACTCCTCTGCTGCTGGCAAACAATATATCAGGTCCAGAAGGCTCCATCGAGAAGGCATCATACTACAGCGATGTGCTGGCTCAGATGAACATAAGCCGTGGTCAGTTTCATTCTCTCTTTGGTCAGTGGCCTTCCGGTATGTACGCTCCAGAGTTCACGGTATCGTATCGTATGATGCAGGCAATAGATGAGTCTGGCGCAATATGGAGCAATACAGCGGAAGCCACTTTAATGGCCTCTGGAATTGATGCCTCTGGTTATGACTTTGGAAACGGTGGAAACATTTCCCAGATGCTAAATCTTTATACACCATACGTGGCTATTGGCCCAGACAACACCTCTGTCTATATGTTCTTCAGGGACGGTTACATATCAAATAACTGGGCTTTCAACTATGGAAACCTTCCAACATGGGTTGCAGTTGATAACATAATAAATTATCTGAAGGGCGTATACAGCGCGATACCGGCTCAAGATCATGCCAGAACGCTGGTAACAATAGGCATAGATGGAGAAAACTGGATGTTTATGTCGCCGTTCGCCGAGGATGGCGTACCATTCTTGGAGGATCTTTACAAGGCACTGGATCAGAACTCTAGTTATATTCATACGGTGACTCCAGATCAGTTCATTCAGCAGGCCAGATCTGATGGATTATCATTCCCAGTTCTAACACATATAGCAACCGCCGGCTGGAACAGCGGAAACGGTAAGGCTGCGCCGTATCAAAACAACATATATTTAACTCAGTGGTCTGGAGATTCTGTACAGGACTTTTACTGGGAGGCTCTAAATTCAGTCAGGAATAAGGTGGTAGAGTACCAAAAATCCCATAACCTCACGCAAATAGAGAATTATTCGGCGTTTGAGAGTAATTTGACAGCCAGAGGTCCTGAAGGAAATCTTACAAGAGCCTGGAATGCTGTATACGCTGCAGAAGGCAGTGACTGGTTCTTCCAGATGGCTCCGTGGACAATAAGCAGCTCCAATACGCTCCCATTTGATTACATATTCAAGGGCGATC includes:
- a CDS encoding glucodextranase DOMON-like domain-containing protein → MRSSNNIIIVLSLTVLFLMSVISIPISAASPMANSAIHVNEGNITFTGNTQADFAGHIVYRNYMASPWGKNNNISSFYVSFNATYLFLGVSENISDNALYIFMSNNTGSDYGTYEISNLNVWARDIKFTEPLNYFSSVWFGGENTGITGYGTFLINTSITSNTPNARMIPSIFKFDSSTNSTEIAIPWTSMFPSGYSGTLVMNLSLFVVGGSGSWVGTGIPYYQEGSYNDGTYQSLFTVNNTLALNFGYVNIPSSRPKPINLAIIYNDHQPLYKIVGSNNYILPWTEAHATAEYIEQALIAHMFPQINVTYEMSGSLLYQLVNISTDPYYNNTFIRYAFIPYSTLNTTENQSLLANITADYFSIPEYVFELNEPASNEYRNLHDIWMSGGKLSSSQFEDLKVLWFLYDISTPLIEGQLGSNWINSTIWAMHNQTSFNQKDLLEILHYSKWLTGQVIPAFRNDMQGNQNGSNNVELFTSPFYHPLTPLLLANNISGPEGSIEKASYYSDVLAQMNISRGQFHSLFGQWPSGMYAPEFTVSYRMMQAIDESGAIWSNTAEATLMASGIDASGYDFGNGGNISQMLNLYTPYVAIGPDNTSVYMFFRDGYISNNWAFNYGNLPTWVAVDNIINYLKGVYSAIPAQDHARTLVTIGIDGENWMFMSPFAEDGVPFLEDLYKALDQNSSYIHTVTPDQFIQQARSDGLSFPVLTHIATAGWNSGNGKAAPYQNNIYLTQWSGDSVQDFYWEALNSVRNKVVEYQKSHNLTQIENYSAFESNLTARGPEGNLTRAWNAVYAAEGSDWFFQMAPWTISSSNTLPFDYIFKGDLIYALKQIGSRVPNYLTLGYSKPLTPYSLGDYTQQHTPSLNGYAGETISTPYGIASSPVIEDQWNDSIRYVNSNSTYGSISQVDIEYNSTTIFVQIYVNGDAWLYGIDPLDEIGVYMSLPDPSMGSNISNDVQSASFYTVGGMQKLDFAATYAAVINTSSFDDGAGYYNAYTSTGLDHWSSYPHSGSMVAFARSVIQFAIPMSFPGYVPGNSFEMGVFAHNGMSQKTYFMSPFFIHIPISIASYVLISSIHNTVPPVGDGNYTYPDQPTQIPPGSLDLEYINVSENQFDVQWAFKYAQLWNIWNGPLGFSNQIINIFISNGSRNGRTYLGNGPNADSTVPWQTLIYISGWATYIQTLSGTTSSGIIVTSNLSRGDIYVTIPIGDIGRDLMSYRYIIVAGSYDGYGLDGWRIVDQSNTTNGGWQGGGGDPPWSSNIYTYIAPATVHEGKLTQQEALANFSINHPAQLMPIELPGINETVRSSLEKINSTVYDFPTVVRSGNAYYMYFISNRSGINMVYASSTHNFISWSTPVRIPGTAWASDLSVSASNGLVYLAYVKNSSIILDEGWGTFFWTIGAFHSNAVHISLYSTTHGLFLLETFRSGDRYTYSLIHIVNGNIVKERHFDFAGQSYGSISGFWNKLVISYYDHNDGNYTIHLILFTENLNGISSYTYNTDATLKGIVSIAIARGNIIYLSYVSFERGIYTLEISTFLLNRNLIPISTFNITSSTFDISNPSITIGWMGNIILAWHQIYELNNTVFALRLLPIIPVFLETQFPFSSHVLKFEALEMSLHAFFKINYSNLIILKN